A portion of the Paenibacillus sp. PvR098 genome contains these proteins:
- a CDS encoding YutD-like domain-containing protein yields the protein MIHISGKTYEVIVDHKNGWRFEAFRDRYSEVLERYDYIVGDWGYSQLRLRGFFKDNHPKGAKDTVISTLPDYLNEYCNFGCAYFIIEKVANKQPHGKPGESIPESGIWQDGEPEEPEDSEQLDADKQQDQEQQPVGQASDQAKATAEAQQWEPNRRQQHPNGKGQHQSRGSRSGSSQRNHDGKQGGTSRGQAQSQQGQTSQQQGEFNPKAAHSHKQGRGSKHLGSNHQQKPKTESSRVEA from the coding sequence GTGATTCATATATCGGGCAAAACCTATGAAGTGATTGTCGATCATAAGAATGGCTGGCGTTTTGAAGCGTTCCGAGACCGGTACAGCGAAGTGCTGGAGCGATACGATTATATTGTCGGGGATTGGGGCTACAGCCAGCTCCGGCTCCGCGGTTTTTTTAAGGATAACCATCCCAAGGGAGCCAAAGATACGGTCATCTCGACGCTGCCTGACTATTTGAATGAGTACTGTAATTTCGGCTGCGCTTATTTTATTATTGAGAAAGTAGCGAATAAGCAGCCTCACGGCAAGCCCGGCGAATCGATTCCGGAAAGTGGAATTTGGCAGGATGGGGAGCCGGAGGAGCCGGAAGACTCGGAGCAGCTCGATGCGGACAAACAGCAGGATCAAGAACAGCAGCCGGTTGGACAAGCTTCTGACCAAGCGAAAGCTACGGCTGAGGCGCAGCAGTGGGAACCGAACCGCCGGCAGCAGCATCCGAACGGCAAAGGGCAGCATCAATCTCGCGGCTCAAGGTCCGGGTCATCCCAGCGTAACCACGATGGCAAGCAGGGTGGAACATCCCGTGGACAAGCGCAATCGCAACAAGGCCAGACATCGCAGCAGCAAGGGGAATTCAATCCGAAGGCGGCTCATTCGCATAAGCAGGGCAGAGGCTCTAAGCACCTAGGCTCGAATCATCAACAGAAGCCCAAAACAGAATCTTCCCGTGTGGAAGCATAA
- a CDS encoding M15 family metallopeptidase has translation MNLRFTPAVALLLTCVVLTAAGCGSISSAGQGEDSRTPVTQTPAEQPTEQLDDSPVTSPSQPSAKPPVDQGGASNFPAAPQEQTKSSTSGSSGAEGKEPAIQVVANPADIAVLVNKSNKLPENYKPKDLVEPNVPFIFKEKSEKRTIRQEAATALEELFEAAEKDGLSLAGVSGYRSHAIQRSLYNNYVQRDGEAAANKYSAKPGHSEHETGLAIDVTGSNGKCPAQDCFAATKEAKWLEEHASEYGFIIRYPKGKQSITGYQYEPWHLRYVGKNAAKEIAKQDITLEEYTNNGIPVTKPK, from the coding sequence TTGAATTTACGTTTTACCCCCGCTGTGGCTTTACTGTTGACCTGTGTTGTTCTGACCGCTGCGGGCTGTGGAAGTATTTCTTCGGCCGGACAAGGAGAAGATAGCCGCACTCCCGTTACACAGACTCCTGCCGAGCAACCAACAGAGCAGCTGGACGACTCGCCCGTCACATCACCGTCCCAACCGTCGGCTAAACCGCCGGTCGACCAAGGGGGAGCATCTAATTTTCCTGCCGCACCTCAAGAGCAAACAAAATCATCTACAAGCGGTTCGTCAGGTGCAGAAGGTAAAGAGCCTGCAATCCAGGTCGTTGCCAACCCGGCAGACATCGCCGTTCTTGTGAATAAATCGAACAAGCTTCCCGAAAATTATAAACCTAAGGATCTGGTCGAGCCGAACGTCCCTTTCATCTTTAAGGAAAAGTCCGAGAAGCGCACCATCCGTCAGGAAGCCGCGACCGCTCTGGAGGAGCTGTTCGAGGCTGCCGAGAAAGACGGCCTGTCGCTAGCCGGCGTTTCGGGCTACCGATCCCATGCGATACAAAGATCGCTGTATAACAACTACGTCCAACGGGATGGAGAAGCAGCAGCGAACAAGTACAGCGCCAAGCCTGGACACAGCGAGCACGAAACGGGCCTAGCGATCGATGTAACCGGAAGCAACGGCAAATGCCCCGCCCAGGATTGCTTCGCAGCCACAAAGGAAGCCAAATGGCTGGAAGAACACGCGTCGGAGTATGGCTTCATTATTCGCTATCCAAAGGGAAAACAATCGATTACCGGCTACCAGTACGAGCCATGGCATCTGAGGTATGTAGGTAAGAACGCGGCCAAAGAGATTGCCAAACAGGACATTACTCTGGAGGAGTATACGAACAACGGGATTCCAGTAACCAAACCGAAGTAA
- a CDS encoding DUF6526 family protein, translated as MDQQNYGNHRKLDPLYHYGLSLLTMLVLIGSGISLFGALSGGEDAGASWLLLGISAALLLLFIKVRGYALKAQDRAIRAEEQLRHYILTGKPIDPKLTLKQIIALRFAGDEEYPDLCRKAVEESMKPDDIKKAIRHWRADYDRL; from the coding sequence ATGGATCAACAAAATTACGGCAATCATCGAAAATTGGATCCGCTATATCATTACGGCTTGTCCTTGCTGACCATGCTTGTGCTGATTGGTTCAGGAATTAGCCTGTTTGGCGCTTTGTCCGGTGGGGAGGATGCAGGGGCATCGTGGCTTCTCCTTGGGATCTCCGCAGCTCTGCTGTTGCTTTTCATTAAGGTCAGAGGATACGCGCTTAAAGCGCAGGACCGTGCGATTCGGGCCGAAGAGCAGCTCCGTCACTACATTCTGACAGGAAAGCCGATCGATCCGAAACTGACACTCAAGCAGATCATTGCCCTCCGTTTTGCAGGCGATGAAGAGTATCCTGATCTGTGCCGCAAAGCCGTCGAAGAAAGCATGAAGCCTGACGATATCAAGAAGGCAATCCGTCATTGGCGGGCGGACTACGACCGGCTGTAA
- a CDS encoding DNA alkylation repair protein has product MESPDELTDYTHRLTSLLRVHANPEQAGPMQAYMRDQFEFLGIRAPERDAVVRQYLKENGVPKGEALQTVVRELWQQPEREYQYAALTLLEKYRKDAEPSHIGLLEKLVSSKSWWDTVDLLAGRLVGDLFARYPELIPGYIERWMASDSIWLNRTAILFQLHYKARTDTVLLFDLILRLSHSKEFFIQKAIGWALREYSKTDETLVRQFVADNTLAPLSVREALKYAERIRNNSVNEQS; this is encoded by the coding sequence ATGGAATCACCGGATGAGTTAACCGATTATACGCACCGACTAACATCCCTGCTGCGTGTTCATGCGAATCCTGAGCAAGCGGGGCCTATGCAGGCTTATATGCGGGATCAGTTTGAATTCCTGGGGATTAGAGCGCCTGAAAGGGATGCAGTGGTCCGTCAGTACCTCAAAGAGAACGGGGTACCGAAGGGAGAAGCATTGCAAACCGTTGTCCGTGAGCTCTGGCAGCAGCCGGAGCGCGAGTATCAGTATGCGGCGTTGACGCTTCTCGAGAAATATCGCAAGGATGCAGAGCCTTCACATATTGGGCTGCTGGAGAAGCTGGTGTCGTCCAAATCGTGGTGGGACACGGTTGATCTTCTGGCAGGACGGCTCGTCGGCGATTTGTTTGCGCGATACCCCGAGCTTATTCCCGGGTACATAGAGCGATGGATGGCATCGGACTCCATATGGCTGAATCGGACAGCGATTTTATTTCAACTTCATTATAAAGCGAGAACGGATACTGTCCTGTTGTTTGACTTGATCCTCCGGTTGTCCCATTCCAAGGAATTTTTCATTCAAAAAGCGATTGGATGGGCACTGCGGGAATATTCCAAAACCGATGAAACGTTGGTCCGGCAGTTCGTAGCCGACAACACGCTTGCACCGCTCAGCGTCCGTGAGGCGCTTAAATATGCGGAACGGATCCGGAACAACAGCGTCAATGAACAATCGTAA
- the nfsA gene encoding oxygen-insensitive NADPH nitroreductase, with product MNETIEMIMKHRSIRKFKKDPVSKDQLVTIVRAAQMASTSSNVQAYSVIHVSDRGKRSQLAALAGDQAYVEECPVFLVWCADLYRLKTTCGFDEGDGYIGTTENLIVAVTDVALAAQNAAVAAESMGLGVVYIGGIRNNSKAVSVLLQLPEYVIPVYGMCIGYPDQSPAIRPRLPYEAVLHEDVYSEDHYKSSIQAYDAVMKQYMLDRTDGKRDTNWTQAMQAKLGAPARMHMKDFLSSQRFWDDEKASAGKDE from the coding sequence ATGAACGAAACCATTGAGATGATAATGAAGCACCGCTCGATCCGCAAATTTAAGAAGGACCCGGTGTCCAAAGACCAGCTTGTCACCATTGTCCGCGCAGCCCAGATGGCATCCACATCCAGCAATGTGCAGGCGTACAGCGTCATCCACGTATCCGACCGCGGGAAAAGAAGCCAGCTGGCTGCACTAGCCGGTGATCAAGCATATGTTGAGGAATGTCCTGTTTTTTTGGTATGGTGCGCGGATTTGTACCGGCTCAAAACCACTTGCGGGTTTGATGAGGGCGACGGATACATTGGCACGACGGAGAATTTGATCGTTGCCGTGACAGACGTGGCTTTGGCCGCTCAGAATGCAGCCGTAGCCGCAGAATCCATGGGCCTTGGAGTCGTCTACATCGGGGGAATCCGAAACAATAGTAAAGCCGTATCCGTTTTGCTTCAGCTGCCGGAGTACGTGATCCCGGTGTATGGGATGTGTATCGGCTACCCGGATCAATCTCCAGCCATTAGGCCAAGATTGCCGTATGAAGCGGTTCTGCATGAGGATGTTTACTCAGAGGATCACTATAAATCGTCGATTCAAGCCTACGATGCCGTGATGAAGCAATACATGCTCGATCGAACGGACGGTAAACGGGATACGAACTGGACGCAGGCCATGCAAGCAAAGCTTGGAGCGCCGGCTCGCATGCATATGAAGGATTTCCTGAGTTCGCAGCGATTCTGGGATGATGAGAAGGCATCTGCCGGTAAAGATGAGTAA
- the queF gene encoding preQ(1) synthase: protein MAGRKEDELDLTLLGNQQTRYPMNYAPEMLESFDNKHPYRDYFVKFNCPEFTSLCPITGQPDFATIYISYIPDQKMVESKSLKLYLFSFRNHGDFHEDCMNIIMNDLIKLMEPKYIEVWGKFTPRGGISIDPYCNHGRPGTKYEQMAEHRLLNHDLYPEKVDNR from the coding sequence ATGGCGGGAAGAAAAGAGGACGAGCTCGATTTGACGCTGCTCGGCAACCAGCAAACCCGATACCCGATGAACTACGCGCCGGAGATGCTCGAATCGTTCGATAACAAGCATCCGTATCGCGACTATTTTGTCAAATTTAATTGTCCCGAATTCACGAGCCTGTGCCCGATTACCGGACAGCCGGATTTCGCTACCATTTATATCAGCTATATTCCGGATCAGAAGATGGTAGAAAGCAAATCGCTCAAGCTGTATTTGTTCAGCTTCCGCAATCACGGCGACTTCCACGAGGACTGCATGAACATCATCATGAACGACCTCATTAAGCTGATGGAACCCAAGTATATCGAAGTGTGGGGCAAGTTCACCCCGCGCGGCGGCATCTCCATCGATCCTTACTGCAACCACGGTCGTCCGGGAACAAAGTATGAGCAAATGGCGGAACACCGCTTGTTGAACCATGACTTGTATCCGGAAAAGGTAGACAACCGATAA
- a CDS encoding YHYH domain-containing protein produces MKISKLTCVLFMLSLLFSSVSIAHSGRTDSSGGHNCSAKSISKGLCSGYHYHNGGSSSSSGKSSSSTSTSSSYDKPYSSPSYTTPIEVIPEGYVKAAIPSFSVVVNGQSVSNSLTRYPVIEYKDITYFPMTWNYTQALGIETKWDNEIGFVIRKTDNKAADLVLDYGSTSSKLDAKGPDFNVFVNDVWIDNSKEQYPILVLNDVTYFPMTWYYAVDELGLTIKFENNTFYISK; encoded by the coding sequence GTGAAAATATCAAAATTGACATGTGTCTTATTCATGCTATCTCTTTTGTTTTCATCTGTTTCTATTGCACATTCTGGTAGAACTGACTCCAGTGGGGGGCATAATTGCTCAGCAAAGTCCATTTCCAAAGGGTTATGTTCAGGTTATCACTATCATAATGGTGGTTCCTCGTCATCTAGTGGGAAATCATCTTCATCTACATCTACTTCGTCTTCGTATGATAAACCCTATTCTTCCCCTTCTTATACCACACCAATAGAAGTGATACCTGAAGGTTATGTAAAAGCTGCAATTCCATCTTTTAGTGTTGTGGTAAATGGGCAAAGTGTATCCAATTCTCTTACGAGGTATCCGGTTATTGAGTATAAAGATATTACCTATTTCCCAATGACTTGGAATTATACTCAAGCACTGGGCATTGAAACTAAATGGGACAACGAAATAGGTTTTGTCATTAGGAAAACTGACAATAAAGCTGCTGATTTGGTGCTAGACTATGGTTCTACCTCTTCAAAGCTTGATGCAAAAGGGCCTGATTTCAATGTGTTTGTGAATGATGTTTGGATTGATAATTCTAAGGAACAGTACCCTATTTTAGTGTTGAATGATGTCACATATTTCCCTATGACATGGTATTATGCAGTAGATGAACTGGGGCTTACAATTAAATTTGAAAACAATACTTTCTATATTTCCAAATAA
- a CDS encoding polysaccharide deacetylase family protein, whose protein sequence is MTKKICAALLFAAVLISAFDTWGPTVTERYSNQVAVLMYHHVHDTDKSSSTVSSTLFRDQLSYLQSKGYRFITLSEFQKFYEGAPVPDKAVLVTFDDGYQSFYNYAYPVLKELDIPAVNFIVTTDLDDPTAPTIPTLSREQIREMLSYRQGMFDFQCHSDNLHYKKDDQAALTGRLGGETEEQYVERVRSDSKACASKLNEIYGGSHAADTYAYPFGIFSKTAQELITEAGFHYAFTIVNEMATRSSHPMEIPRINAGNPKIQPEVLDKQIMLRIERVMHLP, encoded by the coding sequence ATGACCAAAAAAATATGTGCCGCGCTGCTCTTCGCAGCCGTCCTGATCAGCGCTTTCGATACCTGGGGACCTACGGTGACGGAGCGTTACAGCAACCAAGTCGCTGTTCTCATGTACCACCATGTGCACGATACGGACAAAAGCTCAAGCACCGTGTCCAGCACGCTTTTTCGTGACCAATTGAGCTATCTTCAATCCAAGGGATACCGCTTCATCACTTTAAGCGAGTTCCAGAAATTTTACGAGGGAGCCCCGGTCCCTGATAAAGCGGTGTTGGTTACGTTCGACGACGGGTATCAAAGCTTCTATAATTACGCTTATCCCGTTCTTAAGGAGCTCGACATCCCGGCAGTGAATTTCATTGTCACCACGGATTTGGACGATCCGACGGCTCCGACGATTCCAACGCTTTCAAGGGAGCAGATTCGGGAAATGCTGAGCTACCGCCAAGGTATGTTTGACTTTCAATGCCATTCCGACAATCTTCATTATAAAAAGGACGACCAAGCCGCCCTCACCGGCAGACTCGGCGGCGAGACTGAGGAGCAATATGTTGAACGAGTGCGGAGCGACAGCAAAGCGTGTGCCAGCAAGCTGAATGAGATCTATGGCGGCAGCCATGCGGCTGATACTTACGCTTACCCGTTCGGGATTTTCTCCAAGACTGCGCAGGAGTTGATCACAGAAGCCGGATTTCATTATGCGTTTACCATCGTGAACGAAATGGCGACACGCTCCAGTCATCCGATGGAAATACCAAGAATCAACGCGGGCAATCCGAAAATCCAGCCGGAGGTTCTGGACAAACAAATCATGCTTCGGATTGAACGGGTCATGCACCTTCCGTAG
- a CDS encoding ribonuclease H-like YkuK family protein, producing MIFVSPTWGSVTVEEMVEQLHAYVKEDPNAAYKLVIGTDSHTTKRSTTLVTALIIHRVGNGARFFYRKLTSRPLHDLRSRIYRETELSLELVEHLNKNGLSDLLQAWPLEIHIDIGQKGETKVLIQEICGWVTSVGYEARIKPLSFGASSVADRFAE from the coding sequence ATGATTTTTGTCAGCCCGACATGGGGCTCCGTTACCGTTGAAGAAATGGTAGAGCAGTTGCATGCTTACGTTAAGGAAGACCCGAATGCAGCTTACAAATTAGTCATTGGCACCGATTCGCACACAACGAAACGTTCGACTACACTTGTCACAGCGCTTATCATTCATCGGGTCGGCAATGGTGCCCGCTTCTTCTATCGCAAGCTAACCAGCCGCCCGCTTCACGACCTGCGTTCGCGGATTTATCGGGAAACCGAGCTTAGCCTGGAGCTGGTAGAACATTTGAACAAGAACGGCTTGAGCGATCTTCTGCAAGCGTGGCCGCTTGAGATTCACATTGACATCGGTCAAAAAGGCGAGACCAAGGTACTGATCCAGGAAATTTGCGGCTGGGTCACCTCCGTTGGATACGAAGCACGAATCAAGCCGTTATCCTTCGGCGCCAGTTCGGTGGCGGACCGGTTTGCGGAGTGA
- a CDS encoding AIM24 family protein: MKIHVDGMSAEGQAAAVELEEDESVCVLHPRQIIAFQGHSVSREDRLLSLSGMYSKKKWIESRLSGPARFVLGVPVGYSFKALELPDDSNLLFDIKHVLMYSQGMQLQSRLQKIKQALVTRDWIRMKFSGGGTIGLLSCGPLCELTIDQDRPVYVDIGCLVAFPEDAKLQLCVYGNPLASQRMNYHWEVTGRGKILLQPARPERGMMDPLQGDSLLRRLLRELLPFGNVMIK; this comes from the coding sequence ATGAAGATTCACGTAGATGGAATGAGTGCGGAAGGACAAGCGGCGGCTGTAGAGCTCGAAGAGGATGAGTCCGTGTGTGTGCTTCATCCGCGTCAAATCATCGCGTTCCAAGGTCATTCGGTAAGTCGCGAAGATCGTCTGCTTAGCCTGTCCGGTATGTACAGTAAGAAGAAGTGGATCGAATCGCGGCTGTCCGGCCCAGCCCGCTTTGTGCTCGGAGTGCCGGTCGGATACAGCTTCAAAGCATTGGAGCTGCCTGACGATAGTAATTTGCTGTTCGATATCAAGCACGTTCTTATGTACAGTCAAGGCATGCAGCTGCAGAGCCGGCTGCAGAAGATCAAGCAAGCACTCGTCACCCGAGATTGGATTCGGATGAAATTTTCAGGCGGAGGCACCATCGGCCTGCTGTCATGCGGTCCGTTGTGTGAGCTTACCATCGATCAAGACCGGCCTGTATATGTGGATATAGGCTGTCTTGTGGCTTTTCCGGAAGATGCCAAGCTGCAGCTTTGCGTGTATGGGAATCCGCTCGCCAGCCAGCGGATGAATTACCATTGGGAGGTTACCGGAAGAGGAAAAATATTACTCCAGCCTGCTAGACCGGAACGGGGGATGATGGATCCTCTTCAAGGGGATTCTCTCCTTCGCCGCCTGCTGCGGGAGCTGCTTCCGTTTGGAAACGTCATGATTAAATGA
- a CDS encoding MHYT domain-containing protein, with protein MEHLHGTYSFPLVGLSIVISLVSSYYAITLCERVLTFNGRARALRIWRGSGVMGLGIWSMHFVGLLAFQLPVDVQYDIPFLILSMVLPVFASWAALSVILSRSVSGFHVFFGGLFMGLSITGMHYTGMAALRLPGTISFNPYWTGLSVSIAFITSFVVLYVGGGRRRGRKSSRWSKVGSAALLGTAIAGMHYAGMMAAEFKTYVSPSGSAQKSEELLLAYWIGAAALLFLMLISVIQFMDRRFALRLADSNKKRYDFIFEHNPDMVCLFDLDGRLLRTNPAAELITGYDREMFLSRPFTRFLSRRDSIKIRSCFAKVVMGTPQTVECTIRHKLGYPVHLSTTIVPMIEGEKIVDIYTISKDITEQKKTEQQLLQAKKEAEQAAKVKSEFLTVMSHEVRTPLNGVIGMSEILMDTELDEEQQEYVKIISKSGKDLLSVINDVLDFSKIESGKMSLKPEIFHLQGCLNDTLRLFIPEVRQRGLSLAFYVDPAVPEIIIGDEGRLKQVLINLIGNAVKFTEHGKIEVSIRQAYRKGEQLQLEFMIRDTGIGIHESYIADLFQPFYQLDSGARRHGGTGLGLSISKKLVELMGGTIRAESVPGQGSTFTFSIQAYCSEDKIAVQL; from the coding sequence ATGGAACATTTGCACGGAACCTATAGCTTCCCTCTCGTTGGTTTGTCGATCGTTATTTCGTTAGTCTCGTCTTATTACGCAATCACCCTGTGCGAGCGGGTCTTGACTTTTAACGGACGGGCAAGAGCGTTACGGATTTGGCGTGGCTCCGGCGTCATGGGGCTAGGAATATGGTCGATGCATTTTGTCGGTTTGCTTGCTTTTCAATTGCCTGTCGATGTTCAATATGATATCCCGTTTCTTATTTTATCCATGGTGCTGCCGGTGTTCGCCTCTTGGGCTGCGTTGTCCGTGATCTTGAGCCGTTCGGTATCCGGTTTTCATGTGTTTTTCGGGGGCTTGTTTATGGGGTTGTCCATTACGGGTATGCATTACACCGGTATGGCGGCGTTACGGCTTCCGGGAACCATTTCGTTTAACCCGTATTGGACGGGTTTGTCTGTCTCGATTGCCTTCATTACTTCCTTCGTGGTCCTGTATGTGGGGGGGGGCCGCCGAAGAGGGCGCAAGTCTTCCCGCTGGTCTAAGGTCGGTTCGGCCGCTCTGCTTGGGACAGCTATTGCCGGCATGCATTATGCCGGGATGATGGCAGCCGAATTCAAAACATATGTCTCTCCATCCGGTAGTGCCCAAAAGAGCGAGGAACTACTGCTTGCTTATTGGATTGGCGCCGCGGCTCTTCTGTTTCTGATGTTAATTTCCGTGATCCAGTTTATGGACAGAAGATTTGCTTTACGGCTTGCGGACTCGAACAAAAAGAGGTACGATTTTATTTTTGAACATAATCCCGATATGGTGTGTCTGTTTGATTTAGACGGTCGGCTCCTGCGGACCAATCCGGCAGCGGAACTTATCACGGGATATGACCGGGAGATGTTTCTGAGCCGTCCTTTCACCCGCTTCCTAAGCCGGAGGGACAGTATAAAAATCCGCTCCTGCTTCGCCAAGGTAGTGATGGGAACGCCGCAGACGGTCGAATGTACGATAAGGCATAAGTTGGGATACCCTGTACATTTAAGCACGACAATTGTTCCTATGATTGAAGGGGAGAAGATTGTAGATATTTATACGATTTCAAAGGACATCACGGAACAGAAAAAAACGGAGCAGCAGCTGCTTCAAGCTAAGAAGGAAGCCGAACAGGCGGCTAAAGTCAAAAGCGAATTTTTGACGGTGATGAGCCACGAAGTCCGGACGCCGCTCAACGGAGTTATCGGAATGAGCGAAATCCTAATGGATACGGAGCTGGATGAGGAGCAGCAGGAATATGTGAAGATTATCAGCAAGAGCGGCAAGGATCTGTTGTCTGTCATTAACGATGTGCTCGATTTCTCCAAAATCGAATCGGGAAAAATGTCGTTAAAGCCGGAGATTTTTCATCTACAGGGTTGTTTGAACGACACGCTGCGTTTGTTTATTCCCGAGGTACGGCAGCGCGGATTGAGTCTCGCGTTTTACGTGGATCCGGCTGTGCCGGAGATTATCATTGGCGATGAAGGACGGCTCAAGCAGGTGTTAATCAATTTGATCGGCAATGCCGTCAAATTTACGGAACATGGGAAGATTGAGGTGTCGATTCGCCAAGCCTACCGAAAGGGGGAGCAATTACAGCTTGAATTCATGATCCGAGATACAGGAATCGGCATTCATGAGTCGTATATTGCTGATTTGTTCCAGCCCTTTTATCAATTGGATTCCGGTGCAAGAAGGCATGGAGGTACGGGTCTGGGTCTTTCGATCAGCAAGAAGCTGGTGGAGCTGATGGGTGGGACAATTCGCGCGGAATCGGTCCCAGGGCAAGGCTCTACGTTCACCTTCTCCATTCAAGCGTACTGCAGTGAAGATAAAATCGCCGTTCAGCTATAG
- a CDS encoding metal-dependent hydrolase, whose translation MDTITHTLFGLTLYGAVNKTRMTRREKQALLFTTVTGSQIPDIDVISAWWDTAGRYQMWHRGLTHSLFMVPVFAALIAGIVRLLWKVKGWNWFVIGLIAVFIHSTSDLFNAWGTGYLEPFSTVRITFGTIPIVDLVFWALMLGGWLWVFLRKRSGRLQGPSHRVYRTVWLLIALHVGLQSVQGYTLYKQVDHQYEQVALAADFVPGTFTVIGKNGDTIVLSRGTVWTGIHPVTQLKSNEDADLETLFATNPKAKTLYEWSPFVVIVEDDKRLGLYDPRFYRNGQSFLFEYMEKQGL comes from the coding sequence ATGGATACGATTACGCATACGCTGTTTGGTTTAACGCTATATGGCGCCGTAAATAAAACCCGCATGACACGCAGGGAGAAGCAGGCGCTCCTGTTCACGACCGTAACAGGCTCGCAAATTCCCGACATCGATGTGATCTCCGCTTGGTGGGATACGGCGGGGCGCTATCAGATGTGGCATAGGGGATTAACCCATTCGCTCTTCATGGTGCCGGTTTTTGCAGCCCTGATTGCTGGCATTGTCCGGCTTCTATGGAAGGTCAAGGGCTGGAACTGGTTTGTCATCGGCTTGATCGCCGTGTTCATCCACAGCACCAGCGATTTGTTCAACGCTTGGGGGACTGGCTATTTGGAGCCGTTCTCGACCGTGCGCATTACTTTCGGAACCATCCCGATCGTCGATTTGGTGTTCTGGGCGCTTATGCTCGGCGGATGGCTGTGGGTCTTTCTTCGCAAACGCAGCGGTCGGTTACAGGGGCCTTCGCACCGAGTTTACCGTACCGTATGGCTGCTGATCGCCCTGCACGTGGGATTGCAATCTGTCCAGGGCTATACACTCTATAAGCAGGTAGATCACCAATATGAGCAGGTGGCGCTTGCCGCGGATTTCGTGCCGGGGACGTTCACGGTTATCGGGAAGAATGGCGACACGATCGTCCTGTCCCGGGGAACGGTATGGACTGGCATTCATCCGGTGACCCAACTGAAGTCGAATGAAGATGCCGACTTGGAGACACTGTTTGCCACCAATCCGAAGGCAAAGACGCTGTACGAGTGGTCGCCGTTCGTTGTCATCGTGGAAGACGACAAGCGTCTTGGCTTGTACGATCCTCGCTTTTACCGGAACGGTCAATCATTTCTCTTCGAATACATGGAGAAGCAGGGGCTTTGA